A single region of the Mustela lutreola isolate mMusLut2 chromosome 2, mMusLut2.pri, whole genome shotgun sequence genome encodes:
- the LOC131825084 gene encoding cytochrome c oxidase copper chaperone, producing the protein MPGLAAASPAPSDSQEKKPLKPCCACPETKKARDACIIEKGEEHCGHLIEAHKECMRALGFKI; encoded by the exons ATGCCAGGTCTGGCGGCCGCAAGCCCTGCCCCGTCTGACTCACAGGAGAAAAAGCCGCTGAAGCCCTGCTGCGCCTGCCCGGAGACCAAGAAGGCCCGCGATGCTTG CATCATTGAGAAAGGAGAAGAACACTGTGGACACCTAATCGAGGCCCACAAGGAATGCATGAGAGCCCTGGGATTTAAGATATGA